A genomic region of Sciurus carolinensis chromosome 7, mSciCar1.2, whole genome shotgun sequence contains the following coding sequences:
- the LOC124988828 gene encoding 60S ribosomal protein L30-like, giving the protein MVAAKKTKKSLESINSRLQLVMKSGKYVLGYKQTLKMIRQGKAKLVILANNCPALRKSEIEYYAMLAKTGVHHYSGNNIELSTACGKYYRVCTLSIIDPGDSNIIRSMPEQTGEK; this is encoded by the coding sequence ATGGTGGCCGCGAAGAAGACGAAAAAGTCTCTGGAGTCAATCAACTCTAGGCTCCAGCTTGTTATGAAAAGTGGAAAGTATGTGCTGGGGTACAAACAGACTCTGAAGATGATCAGACAGGGCAAAGCAAAATTGGTCATCCTGGCCAACAACTGTCCAGCtttaaggaaatctgaaataGAGTACTATGCCATGTTGGCCAAAACTGGTGTCCATCACTACAGTGGCAATAATATCGAATTGAGCACAGCATGTGGAAAATACTACAGAGTGTGCACACTGTCTATCATTgatccaggtgattctaatatcATTAGAAGCATGCCAGAACAGACTGGTGAAAagtaa